From a region of the Actinomadura luzonensis genome:
- a CDS encoding helix-turn-helix transcriptional regulator, producing MSPASTRAELLRLVHRGLDVPAYARAVGELLGRLVPCEGTCLQTMDPATLLPTGEYVENGLPAAEILRLIEIELREPDVNKWAALRNAGTAAAGLGEATRGDLDRSLRQRDVRGPGGFADELRVVLATGTGTWGGLTLFREAGRRHFTPEEVAGVASLAGLIADGLRRAALLSGAAAPDDPGVLPPDDSGALVHPPDDSGVLVLAPDDSVALCDRAAGHWLDQLGTGDRAGARLPLVIATVARQARALATARRPASPPARDTALPSARDTRLPSGAAALPPARARVQTPSGWLLVRGSLLGDGPDAPVAVTLEAARAPELAPLIAAAYGLTERERRVTELVARGHPTSRIAATLHLSAYTVQDHLKSIFDKTGTSSRGDLVARLYFDHYAMRLR from the coding sequence GTGTCCCCAGCATCCACCCGTGCCGAGCTCCTGAGACTGGTGCACCGCGGGCTCGACGTCCCCGCGTACGCCCGCGCCGTCGGCGAGCTGCTGGGACGGCTCGTCCCGTGCGAGGGCACCTGCCTGCAGACCATGGACCCCGCCACCCTGCTGCCCACCGGCGAGTACGTCGAGAACGGCCTGCCGGCCGCCGAGATCCTCCGGCTCATCGAGATCGAGCTGCGCGAGCCCGACGTCAACAAGTGGGCCGCGCTCAGGAACGCGGGCACCGCGGCGGCCGGCCTCGGCGAGGCCACGCGCGGCGACCTCGACCGGAGCCTGCGCCAGCGGGACGTCCGGGGTCCCGGCGGCTTCGCCGACGAGCTCCGGGTCGTGCTCGCCACCGGCACCGGCACGTGGGGCGGGCTGACCCTGTTCAGAGAGGCGGGCCGCCGGCACTTCACACCCGAGGAGGTCGCGGGCGTGGCGTCGCTGGCCGGGCTGATCGCCGACGGCCTGCGCCGCGCCGCCCTCCTCAGCGGCGCCGCCGCCCCGGACGACCCCGGGGTCCTCCCGCCGGACGACTCCGGGGCCCTCGTCCACCCGCCGGACGACTCCGGGGTCCTCGTCCTCGCGCCCGACGACTCCGTCGCCCTGTGCGACCGGGCGGCCGGGCACTGGCTGGACCAGCTCGGCACGGGTGACCGGGCCGGCGCGCGGCTTCCGCTGGTGATCGCCACCGTCGCCCGCCAGGCCCGCGCCCTGGCCACCGCCCGCCGGCCCGCCTCCCCGCCGGCCCGCGACACCGCCCTCCCCTCCGCCCGCGACACACGCCTCCCCTCCGGCGCCGCCGCCCTTCCCCCTGCCCGGGCGCGCGTGCAGACCCCGTCCGGGTGGCTGCTCGTCCGCGGCTCGCTGCTCGGCGACGGCCCGGACGCGCCGGTGGCGGTGACGCTGGAGGCCGCGCGGGCGCCCGAGCTGGCGCCTCTGATCGCGGCGGCGTACGGACTGACCGAGCGGGAACGCCGCGTCACCGAGCTCGTCGCCCGCGGCCACCCCACCAGCCGGATCGCCGCGACGCTGCACCTGTCGGCGTACACGGTGCAGGACCATCTGAAGTCGATCTTTGACAAGACCGGCACCAGCTCACGCGGCGACCTGGTGGCCCGCCTCTACTTCGACCACTACGCCATGCGCCTGCGCTGA
- a CDS encoding epoxide hydrolase family protein, protein MSDHVTPFRLDIPEPVLADLRERLRRTRWPEKETVEDWSQGVPLGYLRELCRYWAEEYDWRATERRLNALPQFRTSLDGLGIHFLHVRSPHPDAMPIVLTHGWPGSVVEFLKVIGPLTDPAAYGGDARDAFHVVCPSLPGYGFSDRPGHRGWGVERIADAWIELMARLGYDRYGAAGSDWGTTITTLIGLRDPVHVAGIHLVPPLAAPDPATFGDLTPAERAAIADLDRGQEDEDGYSLEQSTRPQTIGYGLVDSPALLAAWIIEKFRSWTDGDGHPENALTRDELLDNLMFYWLPGTGASAARLYWESFKAVQRLFTAGTTDLVTVPAGCSIFPKENPRPSRRWAEKRFTNILYWNEPDKGGHFAAFEQPGLFVEELRAFFRMLR, encoded by the coding sequence ATGTCCGACCACGTGACCCCGTTCCGGCTCGACATCCCCGAGCCCGTGCTGGCCGACCTGCGCGAGCGGCTGCGGCGCACGCGCTGGCCCGAGAAGGAGACGGTCGAGGACTGGTCGCAGGGCGTCCCGCTGGGCTACCTGCGCGAGTTGTGCCGGTACTGGGCCGAGGAGTACGACTGGCGGGCCACCGAGCGGCGGCTGAACGCGCTGCCGCAGTTCCGGACCTCCCTGGACGGCCTCGGGATCCACTTCCTGCACGTCCGCTCGCCGCACCCGGACGCGATGCCGATCGTCCTGACCCACGGATGGCCGGGCTCGGTCGTGGAGTTCCTCAAGGTGATCGGGCCGCTCACCGACCCGGCCGCCTACGGCGGCGACGCCCGCGACGCCTTCCACGTCGTGTGCCCGTCCCTGCCCGGCTACGGCTTCAGCGACAGACCGGGCCACCGCGGCTGGGGCGTCGAACGGATCGCCGACGCCTGGATCGAGCTGATGGCCCGCCTCGGCTACGACCGCTACGGCGCGGCAGGCTCCGACTGGGGCACCACCATCACCACCCTCATCGGCCTGCGGGACCCCGTCCACGTGGCGGGCATCCACCTCGTCCCGCCGCTGGCGGCCCCCGACCCGGCCACGTTCGGCGACCTCACCCCCGCCGAACGGGCCGCGATCGCCGACCTGGACCGCGGCCAGGAAGACGAGGACGGGTACTCGCTGGAGCAGTCCACCCGCCCGCAGACCATCGGCTACGGGCTCGTCGACTCACCGGCCCTGCTGGCCGCCTGGATCATCGAGAAGTTCCGGTCCTGGACCGACGGTGACGGCCACCCCGAGAACGCCCTCACCCGCGACGAGCTCCTCGACAACCTCATGTTCTACTGGCTGCCCGGAACCGGCGCGTCCGCCGCCCGGCTCTACTGGGAGAGCTTCAAGGCCGTCCAACGGCTCTTCACCGCCGGGACGACGGACCTGGTGACCGTCCCGGCAGGCTGCTCGATCTTCCCCAAGGAGAACCCCCGGCCGTCCCGGCGGTGGGCCGAGAAACGCTTCACCAACATCCTGTACTGGAACGAACCGGACAAGGGTGGCCACTTCGCCGCGTTCGAGCAGCCCGGCCTGTTCGTCGAGGAACTGCGCGCCTTCTTCCGCATGCTCCGCTGA
- a CDS encoding FAD-binding oxidoreductase, with product MGIVEEGRLVLRSGDRGYDEARTVWNAMVDRRPQLIVRCAGVPDVVAAVRTARELGLEIGVRCGGHGVLGLAVPDGGLMIDLTLMNEVRVDPDRRRARVGGGALLGALDRATQRHGLATTAGNVSHTGVGGLTLGGGMGWLARRHGLSCDNVVSYELVTAAGEVVRASREENPELFWGLRGGGGNFGVVTEFEFRLHPVGTRAFTAEYTFPAGRALPVLRGWRDLSAEAPRQATFTAWAGGGMASVGFVWVGDPEAGRELVPALRALGRPEEERLAEPSYLELQTREDVTDRHDLRRFWKGHYLRDLPDEAIEAFLDGSRDVPGARLQAYGGAIADVPDEDSAFGHRDAAFEYVTSAGWSDPAEDGRRMSAARRAAAALEPFASGVYVNALSDEGAQGVRRAYPAAKLARLTALKDVYDPDNVFHLNHNIQPSSA from the coding sequence ATGGGAATCGTCGAGGAGGGCCGCCTGGTGCTGCGGTCCGGCGACCGGGGGTACGACGAGGCGCGCACGGTCTGGAACGCCATGGTGGACCGGCGTCCGCAGCTCATCGTGCGCTGCGCCGGCGTCCCCGACGTGGTCGCCGCCGTGCGGACGGCGCGTGAGCTCGGCCTGGAGATCGGGGTGCGGTGCGGCGGGCACGGCGTGCTCGGGCTGGCGGTGCCCGACGGCGGGCTGATGATCGACCTCACGCTGATGAACGAGGTCCGGGTCGATCCCGATCGGCGGCGCGCCCGGGTGGGCGGCGGCGCGCTGCTGGGGGCGCTGGACCGCGCGACGCAGCGGCACGGCCTCGCGACCACCGCCGGGAACGTCTCCCACACCGGCGTGGGCGGCCTCACGCTGGGCGGCGGGATGGGCTGGCTGGCCCGCCGGCACGGGCTCTCCTGCGACAACGTCGTGTCGTACGAGCTGGTGACCGCGGCCGGCGAGGTGGTGCGGGCGAGCCGGGAGGAGAACCCCGAGCTGTTCTGGGGGCTGCGCGGCGGCGGCGGGAACTTCGGGGTGGTGACCGAGTTCGAGTTCCGCCTGCACCCGGTGGGGACGCGGGCCTTCACGGCCGAGTACACCTTCCCGGCCGGGCGGGCGCTGCCGGTCCTGCGCGGCTGGCGGGACCTGAGCGCGGAGGCGCCCCGGCAGGCCACGTTCACGGCCTGGGCCGGGGGCGGGATGGCGTCGGTCGGGTTCGTGTGGGTGGGCGACCCGGAAGCGGGCCGCGAGCTGGTGCCGGCGTTGCGCGCCCTCGGGCGTCCCGAGGAGGAACGCCTGGCCGAGCCGTCCTATCTGGAGCTGCAGACCAGGGAGGACGTGACGGACCGGCACGACCTGCGCAGGTTCTGGAAGGGCCACTACCTGCGGGACCTGCCGGACGAGGCGATCGAGGCGTTCCTCGACGGCAGCCGGGACGTGCCGGGCGCGCGGCTCCAGGCGTACGGCGGCGCGATCGCCGACGTGCCGGACGAGGACAGCGCCTTCGGCCACCGCGACGCCGCCTTCGAGTACGTGACCTCGGCGGGCTGGAGCGACCCGGCCGAGGACGGGCGGCGCATGTCCGCCGCCCGCCGGGCCGCCGCCGCCCTCGAACCCTTCGCCAGCGGCGTGTACGTCAACGCGCTCAGCGACGAGGGCGCCCAAGGCGTGCGGCGCGCCTATCCGGCGGCCAAGCTCGCCCGGCTGACCGCGCTGAAGGACGTCTACGACCCGGACAACGTCTTCCACCTCAACCACAACATCCAGCCGTCGTCGGCCTGA
- a CDS encoding YceI family protein — protein sequence MATSPRSSSPACSSRNCAPSSACSADATSTGVKHLGDACFEVTGRLTVRGVTREITVPLRYAGSTVINRKERLRRRHPPRRHRLRRPRPAHRPRRPGTADPRSGVRPTTAGCCG from the coding sequence GTGGCCACTTCGCCGCGTTCGAGCAGCCCGGCCTGTTCGTCGAGGAACTGCGCGCCTTCTTCCGCATGCTCCGCTGACGCCACCAGCACCGGCGTCAAGCACCTCGGCGACGCCTGCTTCGAGGTGACCGGCCGGTTGACCGTCCGGGGTGTCACCCGCGAGATCACCGTCCCGCTCCGGTACGCCGGCAGCACCGTGATCAACCGCAAGGAGCGGCTCCGGCGACGGCATCCACCTCGACGACACCGGCTACGACGCCCTCGCCCGGCCCATCGACCTCGACGCCCTGGGACCGCTGATCCCCGCTCCGGTGTCAGGCCGACGACGGCTGGATGTTGTGGTTGA
- a CDS encoding HAD-IA family hydrolase, which produces MPRRTTDLGEIQAVLLDMDGTLVDSDAAVERAWSIWAEEYGVDPGAVLAVAHGSPAARTVRRLLPALDDEAVTAAARRQHALQYEDLTDVTAAPGAHLLLATLDRLRLPWAVVTSADGRLAKARLHAAGIDPPVLLTIDDVGAGKPDPEGYLEAARRLRLAPSSCLVVEDSEPGLAAGRAAGMPTVALRGLDGDLSLSGLGRLAHLLQRSRVRPWWRDAVGYQVYLPSFADSTGDGWGDLAGASARLDHLERLGVDVVWLTPFYRSPMRDHGYDVAGYRAVDPSFGGQAALDELLAQAHRRGMRVLGDLVVNHTSDAHPWFVAAASSADDPHRDYYIWRDPAPDGGPPNNWVSHFGGPAWTFSPATGQYYLHLFRPEQPDLNWRNPALAAEIDAIAEHWLSRGLDGFRIDTAGYLIKDAGLRDNPPLPAGRILPARGVTLDWRRQEHLHDIHQPGVHAVHERWRRIADRHDAFLVGEVYELDPRALARFVQGERLHSSFWFGLVETGWDADRIDAMIESAVLASPRLSWVQGNHDRSRAVTRFGGGLRGRRRSLALHVLMALLPGTFWLYQGEELGLGDGRVPPGQGAAPLGAAQPEESRDAARTPMPWRPGPGLGFTTGQPWLPGGDRRDDETVAAQRDDPASHLNTLTRLLAARRRLAHALAATDDVSRAVLAAPVTAYRRGALWAVANLRDTPAGDLRPPAAAVFDSDDPTVTPDRPRTGYVRLAPQQALLLAGE; this is translated from the coding sequence GTGCCACGACGAACGACGGATCTCGGCGAGATCCAGGCGGTGCTGCTGGACATGGACGGCACTCTCGTGGACTCCGACGCCGCGGTCGAGCGCGCCTGGTCGATCTGGGCCGAGGAGTACGGCGTCGACCCCGGCGCGGTGCTCGCCGTCGCCCACGGCAGCCCGGCCGCGCGTACGGTCCGCAGGCTGCTGCCCGCCCTGGACGACGAGGCGGTCACGGCGGCGGCGCGACGGCAGCACGCCCTGCAGTACGAGGACCTGACGGACGTCACCGCGGCACCCGGCGCCCATCTCCTGCTCGCCACGCTGGACCGGCTCCGGCTGCCGTGGGCCGTGGTGACCAGCGCCGACGGGCGGCTGGCCAAGGCCCGCCTGCACGCGGCGGGGATCGATCCGCCGGTTCTGCTGACGATCGACGACGTCGGCGCGGGCAAGCCCGACCCGGAGGGCTACCTGGAGGCCGCGCGCCGCCTTCGCCTCGCGCCGTCCTCCTGCCTGGTGGTGGAGGACTCCGAGCCGGGGCTGGCCGCGGGCCGGGCGGCGGGCATGCCGACCGTCGCGCTGCGGGGGCTGGACGGCGACCTGTCCCTGTCCGGCCTCGGCCGGCTGGCCCACCTGCTGCAGCGCTCGCGGGTGCGGCCGTGGTGGCGCGACGCCGTGGGCTACCAGGTGTACCTTCCGTCGTTCGCGGACAGCACCGGGGACGGCTGGGGAGACCTGGCCGGGGCGAGCGCGCGGCTGGACCACCTGGAACGGCTCGGCGTGGACGTGGTGTGGCTGACCCCCTTCTACCGCTCGCCGATGCGCGACCACGGCTACGACGTCGCCGGCTACCGCGCCGTGGATCCGTCGTTCGGCGGGCAGGCGGCCCTCGACGAGCTGCTGGCGCAGGCGCACCGGCGCGGGATGCGGGTGCTCGGCGACCTGGTCGTCAACCACACCAGCGACGCCCATCCGTGGTTCGTCGCCGCCGCCTCCAGCGCGGACGACCCGCACCGCGACTACTACATCTGGCGCGACCCGGCACCGGACGGCGGCCCGCCCAACAACTGGGTGTCGCACTTCGGCGGGCCCGCCTGGACGTTCAGCCCGGCGACCGGCCAGTACTACCTGCACCTGTTCCGCCCCGAACAGCCCGACCTCAACTGGCGCAACCCGGCGCTCGCCGCTGAGATCGACGCGATCGCCGAGCACTGGCTGAGCCGCGGACTGGACGGCTTCCGCATCGACACCGCCGGCTACCTCATCAAGGACGCCGGCCTGCGGGACAACCCGCCGCTGCCCGCCGGCCGGATCCTGCCGGCCCGCGGGGTGACCCTGGACTGGCGCCGCCAGGAGCATCTCCACGACATCCACCAGCCCGGCGTGCACGCCGTCCACGAGCGGTGGCGGCGGATCGCCGACCGGCACGACGCCTTCCTCGTCGGCGAGGTCTACGAGCTCGACCCCCGGGCGCTGGCACGCTTCGTGCAGGGCGAGCGGCTGCACTCGTCGTTCTGGTTCGGGCTGGTGGAGACCGGCTGGGACGCCGACCGCATCGACGCCATGATCGAGAGCGCCGTGCTGGCGTCGCCGCGGCTGTCCTGGGTGCAGGGCAACCACGATCGTTCCCGCGCCGTCACCCGGTTCGGCGGCGGGCTCCGGGGGCGGCGCCGCTCGCTCGCGCTGCACGTGCTGATGGCGTTGCTGCCGGGGACCTTCTGGCTCTACCAGGGCGAGGAGCTCGGCCTGGGTGACGGGCGGGTGCCGCCCGGCCAGGGCGCCGCCCCGCTGGGCGCGGCCCAGCCGGAGGAGAGCCGCGACGCCGCGCGCACCCCCATGCCCTGGCGGCCCGGCCCGGGCCTGGGGTTCACCACCGGGCAGCCCTGGCTTCCCGGCGGCGACCGCCGCGACGACGAGACCGTGGCGGCGCAGCGGGACGACCCCGCGTCCCACCTGAACACCCTCACCCGGCTGCTGGCCGCCAGACGCCGGCTGGCGCACGCGCTGGCCGCCACCGACGACGTGAGCAGGGCCGTGCTCGCGGCGCCGGTGACCGCCTACCGCCGGGGAGCGCTCTGGGCGGTGGCGAACCTCCGCGACACCCCTGCCGGCGACCTGCGCCCGCCCGCTGCGGCGGTGTTCGACAGCGACGACCCCACCGTCACCCCCGACCGGCCCAGGACCGGATACGTCCGCCTCGCGCCGCAGCAGGCGCTCCTCCTGGCCGGAGAATGA
- a CDS encoding ROK family protein produces the protein MATPRDRARSVRAADLRWRGALAVLEEMRRAPGVTRAAVARSLGLSTGSATEITSRLRDLALLAETPAAATTRGRPTSVLTPHPDGPLVIAVDLRQEDWRCAVASLDGEPGIAETGTHRSRAPEQVIDTVAGAVRRLHDRHGHRVRAISVAVAATVQHGKVVQSAVLGWDAVDLAALTNDPRTPLLIGNDATLAGLAEARQGAVAGAASVLHITVEVGVGGTLVVGGRPMHGATGAGGEFGHLPFGDPGLRCPCGARGCWDLTVDGRAIARHLGEPPPRDPRTYAEQVLARVPADPAARAAVGRTAAGLAHGVAGLINALDPAVVTLGGLAQALRAAAEPEFTAALTGGLMRFRRPHPPPVLPAALGRDGALRGAVVAALDHVLTEEGLAAWAALRSSRSPA, from the coding sequence ATGGCAACCCCACGCGACCGCGCCAGGTCCGTGCGCGCCGCCGATCTCCGCTGGCGCGGCGCCTTGGCCGTGCTGGAGGAGATGCGCCGCGCGCCGGGAGTGACCAGGGCGGCCGTCGCCCGGAGCCTCGGCCTCAGCACCGGCTCGGCCACGGAGATCACCTCCCGGCTGCGCGACCTCGCCCTGCTCGCCGAGACCCCGGCCGCCGCGACCACCCGCGGCCGCCCGACCAGCGTGCTCACGCCCCACCCTGACGGCCCTCTCGTCATCGCCGTGGACCTGCGGCAGGAGGACTGGCGATGCGCGGTCGCCTCGCTCGACGGGGAGCCCGGCATCGCGGAGACCGGGACGCACCGCAGCCGCGCTCCCGAGCAGGTGATCGACACGGTCGCCGGGGCGGTGCGACGCCTGCACGACCGTCACGGTCACCGCGTCCGGGCGATCTCCGTGGCGGTCGCCGCGACGGTGCAGCACGGCAAGGTCGTCCAGTCCGCCGTGCTCGGCTGGGACGCGGTGGACCTGGCGGCACTGACGAACGATCCGCGCACGCCGCTGCTGATCGGCAACGACGCCACCCTCGCCGGCCTCGCCGAGGCCCGGCAGGGCGCCGTGGCGGGAGCGGCGAGCGTCCTGCACATCACCGTGGAGGTGGGCGTCGGCGGCACGCTGGTCGTCGGCGGCCGGCCCATGCACGGAGCGACGGGCGCCGGCGGGGAGTTCGGGCACCTGCCGTTCGGCGACCCCGGCCTGCGCTGCCCCTGCGGCGCCCGGGGCTGCTGGGACCTGACCGTCGACGGCCGCGCGATCGCCCGCCACCTCGGCGAGCCGCCGCCCCGCGACCCCCGCACGTACGCCGAGCAGGTCCTTGCCCGCGTCCCGGCGGACCCGGCCGCCCGGGCCGCCGTCGGCCGCACCGCCGCCGGACTGGCCCATGGCGTCGCCGGGTTGATCAACGCTCTGGACCCCGCGGTCGTCACTCTGGGCGGCCTGGCGCAGGCCCTGCGGGCCGCGGCCGAGCCCGAGTTCACCGCTGCCCTGACCGGCGGGCTCATGCGCTTCCGCCGCCCGCACCCGCCTCCCGTGCTCCCCGCCGCCCTCGGCCGTGACGGGGCACTGCGCGGGGCGGTGGTGGCGGCGCTGGACCACGTCCTCACCGAAGAAGGGCTCGCTGCCTGGGCGGCCCTGCGCTCCTCCCGCTCCCCGGCCTAG
- a CDS encoding MFS transporter yields the protein MTRDLRSARYGAVLTFVLAGLMVGTMTVRIPALTDKLGLSESTVGAVLLVWGLGALVTMQSMRRVMARLGSRTVLRVGGPLTALGLVAVAFAPDLPLLMAAVALFGMAFGMVDVAMNAQGSTVEQAYGRPLMNGMHAGWCVGAIAAGGLGSLSIALGLSFTANVALIGLVALPLMIALGRTYLAETPAAGRAAATGRRRLPPIVYLLGAIMFFAFMVEGTVADWNGLYMRDELGAPEAVAALGYPVFEVGMLVARLTGDRLRLRFGVRGMLTVSGVATAGFFAVVLLAPAALVAVGAMFFVGLGVATISPLTLSLAGTATANPGPAIAQAGAMGYAGLLLGPVVIGFLSDATSLRTALGIGVVLGVLITLAARLLPRREPAAIQPLPVTREREPAAA from the coding sequence ATGACCCGCGACCTGAGGAGTGCCCGCTACGGGGCGGTCCTCACCTTCGTCCTCGCCGGCCTGATGGTGGGCACGATGACGGTGCGCATCCCCGCGCTGACCGACAAACTCGGCCTGTCCGAGTCCACGGTCGGCGCCGTCCTGCTGGTCTGGGGGCTCGGCGCCCTGGTGACCATGCAGAGCATGCGCCGCGTCATGGCCCGCCTGGGCAGCAGGACGGTCCTGCGGGTCGGCGGCCCTCTCACCGCGCTCGGCCTGGTGGCCGTGGCCTTCGCCCCCGACCTGCCGCTGCTGATGGCGGCCGTGGCGCTCTTCGGGATGGCGTTCGGCATGGTGGACGTGGCCATGAACGCCCAGGGCTCCACCGTCGAGCAGGCGTACGGCCGACCGCTGATGAACGGCATGCACGCCGGCTGGTGCGTCGGCGCGATCGCGGCGGGCGGCCTCGGCAGCCTGTCGATCGCCCTCGGCCTGTCGTTCACCGCCAACGTGGCGCTGATCGGCCTGGTCGCGCTCCCGCTCATGATCGCTCTCGGCCGGACGTACCTGGCCGAGACCCCGGCCGCCGGACGCGCCGCCGCGACCGGCCGCCGCCGCCTGCCCCCGATCGTCTACCTGCTCGGCGCGATCATGTTCTTCGCCTTCATGGTGGAGGGCACGGTGGCCGACTGGAACGGCCTCTACATGCGCGACGAGCTCGGCGCGCCCGAGGCCGTGGCCGCGCTCGGCTACCCGGTCTTCGAGGTGGGCATGCTGGTCGCCCGGCTGACCGGCGACCGGCTGCGGCTGCGTTTCGGCGTGCGCGGCATGCTGACGGTGTCGGGCGTGGCGACGGCGGGCTTCTTCGCCGTCGTGCTGCTCGCTCCGGCGGCGCTGGTGGCGGTGGGCGCGATGTTCTTCGTCGGCCTCGGCGTGGCGACGATCTCGCCGCTGACGCTGTCCCTGGCCGGGACCGCGACCGCGAACCCCGGCCCGGCGATCGCCCAGGCGGGCGCGATGGGCTACGCGGGCCTGCTGCTGGGCCCGGTGGTGATCGGGTTCCTGTCGGACGCCACCAGCCTGCGGACCGCGCTCGGCATCGGGGTCGTCCTCGGCGTGCTGATCACGCTGGCCGCGCGCCTGCTGCCGCGCCGCGAACCGGCCGCGATCCAGCCCCTCCCCGTCACCAGGGAACGGGAGCCCGCGGCCGCCTGA
- a CDS encoding rhomboid family intramembrane serine protease — MPYLTAVVLAITAVPSLLQFVIPGLEPAWARDPAAIAAHGQWWRLATALLVQDGGPFGTLVNLGFLAVLGHLAERALGRPRWLVLYAAGAVAGETAGYLLNQPGAGNSIALCALAAGLAVSSAGRLERSVGAFYAIVSGAWLLADLGVWGVVAMVALAAAGAQLVAHRARVPEWLFPAVPAVAAVALTGVPDLHGPALLSGLIVGWLWELPSREPPEPVADGVAASG; from the coding sequence GTGCCTTACCTCACCGCCGTGGTCCTCGCGATCACGGCGGTGCCCAGTCTCCTGCAGTTCGTCATCCCGGGCCTGGAGCCCGCCTGGGCCCGCGACCCGGCGGCGATCGCGGCCCACGGCCAGTGGTGGCGGCTCGCCACGGCCCTGCTGGTCCAGGACGGCGGCCCGTTCGGCACCCTGGTCAACCTGGGCTTCCTCGCCGTGCTCGGCCACCTCGCCGAGCGCGCGCTCGGCCGCCCGCGCTGGCTCGTCCTGTACGCGGCCGGCGCCGTCGCCGGCGAGACCGCCGGCTACCTGCTGAACCAGCCGGGCGCGGGCAACTCGATCGCGCTGTGCGCCCTGGCCGCCGGCCTCGCCGTCTCCTCCGCCGGCCGCCTCGAACGCTCGGTGGGCGCCTTCTACGCGATCGTCTCGGGCGCCTGGCTGCTGGCGGACCTGGGCGTCTGGGGCGTCGTCGCCATGGTCGCCCTGGCCGCGGCCGGCGCCCAGCTCGTGGCGCACCGCGCGCGGGTGCCCGAGTGGCTCTTCCCCGCCGTCCCCGCCGTCGCCGCCGTCGCCCTGACCGGCGTACCCGACCTGCACGGGCCGGCGCTGCTCAGCGGGCTGATCGTCGGCTGGCTCTGGGAGCTCCCCTCCCGCGAGCCGCCGGAGCCGGTGGCGGACGGCGTCGCCGCGAGCGGGTAG
- a CDS encoding MarR family winged helix-turn-helix transcriptional regulator: MNEQFDGQIGTVAALVRSTFLVNAVYVDAAREYGLTQQQGQLLCVLMAQPYGMSELGAMLGLAKSSLTGLVDRCERNGLVQRRPDPQDSRAVRVALTRRGAELADVFYTGTCRRIEELTAGFSQEERDTLAALLGRVVADNKVPAVFAEPDAVR; the protein is encoded by the coding sequence GTGAACGAACAATTCGACGGCCAGATCGGGACGGTGGCCGCGCTGGTACGGTCGACGTTCCTGGTCAATGCCGTGTACGTGGACGCCGCCCGCGAGTACGGCCTCACCCAGCAGCAGGGCCAGCTCCTGTGCGTGCTGATGGCGCAGCCGTACGGGATGAGCGAGCTGGGCGCGATGCTGGGCCTGGCCAAGTCCAGCCTGACCGGCCTGGTCGACCGGTGCGAGCGCAACGGCCTGGTCCAGCGCAGACCCGACCCCCAGGACTCGCGCGCGGTGCGGGTCGCGCTGACCCGCCGGGGCGCCGAGCTGGCCGACGTGTTCTACACCGGCACCTGCCGCCGCATCGAGGAGCTGACGGCGGGGTTCTCCCAGGAGGAGCGCGACACGCTGGCCGCGCTGCTCGGCCGCGTCGTCGCGGACAACAAGGTGCCGGCCGTCTTCGCGGAGCCGGACGCCGTCCGTTGA
- a CDS encoding LLM class flavin-dependent oxidoreductase: MSASTDVVFGFGAHSGVSDIPELLRLVQQADRDGLDLFSLSDHPYLGERLDAYAAIGYLLGRTERIAGFANVTNLPTRPAPMLARHVTSLSALSGGRVVLGMGAGGLWDRIADMGVPRQTPGQAVEAFEEAITLVKKLSGGGPPVTFEGRHYQVSRIDPAPVAAPPVWTGSNGPKSLAATGRVADGWIPGHAADWLSERYRWSRPIIDEAAASVGRDPGEVRTVYNFPGRVTDRPLAATRDREGRWLGGSVAQWVEELTGAVLEHGAAGFMLFSTGHGAVDLTTLARWGQEIAPAVREAIAK; encoded by the coding sequence ATGTCCGCATCCACTGACGTCGTCTTCGGCTTCGGCGCGCACTCCGGCGTCTCCGACATCCCCGAGCTGTTGCGCCTGGTCCAGCAGGCCGACCGGGACGGCCTCGACCTCTTCTCCCTGTCCGACCACCCCTACCTCGGCGAGCGGCTGGACGCCTACGCCGCCATCGGCTACCTCCTCGGCCGGACCGAGCGCATCGCCGGTTTCGCCAACGTCACCAACCTGCCGACCCGCCCCGCCCCCATGCTGGCCCGTCACGTGACGTCCCTGTCGGCCCTGTCGGGCGGCCGCGTCGTGCTCGGCATGGGAGCCGGCGGCCTGTGGGACCGGATCGCCGACATGGGCGTGCCCCGGCAGACGCCCGGCCAGGCCGTTGAGGCGTTCGAGGAGGCCATCACCCTGGTCAAGAAGCTGTCGGGCGGCGGCCCGCCGGTCACCTTCGAGGGCCGCCACTACCAGGTGAGCCGCATCGACCCCGCCCCCGTGGCCGCTCCCCCGGTGTGGACCGGCTCGAACGGCCCCAAGTCGCTGGCCGCCACCGGCCGGGTGGCCGACGGCTGGATCCCCGGCCACGCGGCCGACTGGCTCAGCGAACGCTACCGCTGGTCCCGTCCGATCATCGACGAGGCGGCGGCGTCCGTGGGCCGCGACCCGGGCGAGGTGCGCACCGTCTACAACTTCCCCGGCCGCGTCACCGACCGGCCGCTGGCCGCCACCCGCGACCGCGAGGGCCGCTGGCTCGGCGGCTCGGTCGCGCAGTGGGTCGAGGAGCTGACCGGCGCGGTGCTGGAGCACGGGGCCGCCGGTTTCATGCTCTTCTCCACCGGCCACGGAGCCGTGGACCTCACCACCCTGGCCCGCTGGGGCCAGGAGATCGCCCCCGCCGTGCGCGAGGCGATCGCCAAGTGA